The following coding sequences lie in one Nycticebus coucang isolate mNycCou1 chromosome 18, mNycCou1.pri, whole genome shotgun sequence genomic window:
- the LOC128569633 gene encoding translational activator of cytochrome c oxidase 1, with the protein MTVWAAAILRRAAARCLRAQCPGVQTPPPRSPAHSQPEPPSWGPVPNRTLHFTAAAPAGHNKWSKVRHIKGPKDAERSRIFTKLCLNIRLAVKEGGPNPELNSNLANILEVCRSKHMPKSTIEAALKMEKTKDIYLLYEGRGPGGSSLLIEALSNSSSKCQSDIRHILNKNGGVMTEGARHSFDKKGVIVVGAEDKEKKTVNLERALELAIEAGAEDVKETEDEEEKNIFKFICDVSSLHQVRKKLDSLGLCSVSCTLEFIPNSKVQLADPDLEQVAHLIQLLSNHEDVIHVYDNIE; encoded by the exons ATGACTGTTTGGGCCGCCGCCATCCTGCGCAGGGCCGCTGCCCGATGCCTGCGGGCGCAATGCCCCGGGGTCCAGACGCCTCCTCCGCGCTCCCCCGCGCACTCCCAGCCCGAGCCCCCGAGCTGGGGTCCGGTTCCAAACAGGACGCTGCACTTCACCGCAGCGGCTCCAGCCGGGCACAACAAGTGGTCCAAAGTTAGGCACATCAAGGGGCCCAAAGACGCCGAAAGGAGTCGCATCTTCACCAAACTCTGTTTGAACATCCGCCTGGCGGTTAAAG agGGAGGACCCAACCCTGAGCTCAACAGCAACCTGGCAAACATCTTAGAGGTGTGTCGCAGTAAGCACATGCCCAAGTCAACGATTGAGGCAGCACTGAAAATGGAG AAAACTAAAGACATATATTTGCTGTATGAGGGTCGAGGCCCTGGTGGCTCTTCTCTGCTCATTGAGGCGTTGTCTAACAGTAGCTCCAAGTGTCAATCAGACATTAGACATATCCTAAACAAAAATGG GGGAGTGATGACTGAAGGAGCTCGTCATTCCTTTGACAAAAAGGGGGTGATTGTGGTTGGAGCGGaggataaagagaagaaaactgtGAACTTAGAGCGTGCCCTAGagctggcaattgaagcaggagCTGAGGATGTCAAGGAAactgaagatgaagaagaaaagaatattttcaaa TTTATTTGTGATGTTTCTTCACTGCATCAAGTGAGGAAGAAGCTGGACTCTTTGGGCCTGTGTTCTGTGTCCTGTACACTAGAGTTCATTCCCAACTCAAAGGTGCAGCTGGCTGACCCTGACCTGGAGCAGGTTGCTCATCTCATCCAGCTTCTCAGCAACCACGAGGATGTGATCCACGTCTATGACAACATTGAATAA